One window of Phycodurus eques isolate BA_2022a chromosome 17, UOR_Pequ_1.1, whole genome shotgun sequence genomic DNA carries:
- the LOC133416282 gene encoding transmembrane protein 47-like, which yields MVADGVQAHSSSSSEFFHGDGPTAVCDERTMSVNDMYVLRPFKLIALLCVFLALCLDLVALLSPAWVTADHFSLSLWESCSQSEPRQPGDEASWSCFSTLTSDWQIATLVLLVGGAVATLVAFLVGLISLCHGTQRKHYHTVAVLLFTAVVLQACALVLYPIKFIDGTVLQTYHEFNWGYGLGWGATIFMLGGGVLFCLRTDIYEDAMY from the exons ATGGTGGCAGACGGCGTACAAGCacactcctcttcctcctcggaATTTTTCCACGGCGACGGCCCCACGGCGGTGTGCGACGAGAGGACCATGTCGGTGAACGACATGTACGTGCTGCGGCCCTTCAAGTTGATCGCGCTGCTGTGCGTCTTCCTGGCGCTGTGCTTGGACCTGGTGGCTCTGCTCAGTCCGGCCTGGGTCACGGCCGACCACTTCTCCCTGTCCCTGTGGGAGTCGTGCTCCCAGTCCGAGCCCAGGCAGCCGGGCGACGAAGCTTCGTGGAGTTGCTTCTCCACTCTCACTTCTG ACTGGCAGATCGCCACCCTGGTGCTGCTTGTGGGTGGTGCTGTGGCAACCCTGGTGGCCTTTTTAGTGGGCCTCATTTCCCTCTGCCATGGGACGCAGAGGAAACATTACCACACAGTGGCCGTGTTGCTCTTTACTGCAG TTGTGCTACAGGCCTGCGCTCTGGTCTTGTACCCAATCAAGTTCATCGACGGGACGGTACTGCAGACGTATCACGAATTCAACTGGGGCTACGGCCTCGGCTGGGGAGCCACCATTTTCATGCTGGGCGGCGGAGTCCTCTTCTGCCTGCGGACGGACATATACGAGGATGCCATGTACTGA